A genomic region of Octopus sinensis linkage group LG2, ASM634580v1, whole genome shotgun sequence contains the following coding sequences:
- the LOC115232551 gene encoding uncharacterized protein LOC115232551, with protein MENVYMSKMDFNISKTNDYSFTRKVPKLSENIESEWSSLELVDMLDAYYKPTFSSLGLLLNSISVTVFLNTELNKLSVSHYLIAIGIMDNFYLFTVIIPWLSKYGIGFFTTMGICQLVLYLSHYSRFLSCWYMTLMIMQRSSKMYSQGLKRRFESVLQAKFIILMIAIFAGVGFLYVTWTHGVVDNPLRCTILPENEAQIQLLKKIELFFSFIFPWIVSCVFLLIHLLKNCMCYKWCFADMIQTKIEAQGNAMLANFIGGSVKTKWSVRTFDHVETPSPTVMDTAMNISCIFVATFYLLSSLPYMIIKIRISYMSEAYKSLLPLYKSLYLLNFVVKFFVYLSIPEFRKAITRAFGGLHGNKSEKEMTQRSVFFPRVSNKTRILDTTDL; from the coding sequence ATGGAGAATGTTTATATGAGCAAAATGGATTTCAATATTTCTAAGACAAATGATTATTCCTTCACCAGAAAAGTTCCAAAGCTATCAGAAAATATTGAGTCTGAATGGTCTTCTTTGGAGTTGGTAGATATGTTAGATGCTTACTATAAACCCACATTTTCATCCCTCGGTTTGTTGCTCAATTCGATTTCGGTAACAGTTTTTCTCAACACAGAACTCAATAAGTTGTCCGTAAGTCACTATCTTATTGCTATAGGGATTATGGATAACTTTTACCTTTTTACCGTAATCATACCATGGCTTTCCAAATATGGCATCGGCTTCTTTACGACTATGGGGATTTGTCAGCTTGTTTTGTACCTTTCCCATTATTCTAGATTCCTCTCTTGCTGGTATATGACTCTGATGATTATGCAGAGGTCTTCGAAAATGTATTCGCAAGGTTTGAAACGGCgttttgaaagtgttttacaagCTAAGTTCATTATTTTAATGATAGCAATATTTGCTGGTGTTGGTTTCCTCTATGTCACCTGGACACACGGTGTCGTGGATAATCCGCTTCGATGTACAATTTTACCAGAAAATGAAGCACAAATACAACTCTTGAAGAAAATtgaactctttttttctttcatctttccatgGATAGTTTCTTGTGTCTTCCTTTTAATTCATCTGTTGAAGAATTGCATGTGCTACAAGTGGTGCTTTGCTGATATGATACAAACAAAGATTGAAGCACAGGGTAATGCAATGCTGGCCAACTTTATAGGTGGTTCTGTTAAAACAAAATGGAGTGTCCGCACTTTTGATCATGTTGAGACACCTTCTCCCACTGTAATGGATACTGCCATGAATATTTCCTGTATTTTTGTTGCTACATTTTACCTCTTATCCAGTTTACCATACATGATTATCAAGATAAGAATATCTTATATGAGTGAAGCTTATAAGTCACTCCTGCCACTTTACAAGAGTCTCTACTTATTAAACTTTGTTGTCAAATTTTTTGTTTACTTGTCCATTCCTGAATTTAGGAAAGCAATAACTCGAGCGTTCGGTGGGTTACATGGAAACAAATCTGAAAAGGAAATGACTCAACGATCGGTATTCTTTCCTCGAGTCAGCAATAAAACCCGAATATTAGATACAACTGACCTATAG